GGCCATCCCTAGAATCGTCCTTATAACAATCGATACGCTCCGGCGCGATGCCGTAGGGGCGTACGATGGCAACGTTGAAACCCCGGAAATCGATGCCTTGGCAAAGGAAAGCACCCTGTTTGTCAACGCTTACAGCGCATCGCCGTGGACCGTCCCGTCGTTCGTTTCCATGTTTACTGGCGTCGGCGCCGACATACATGGCACAAATAAACACGTGGCCCCCGTGCCGGAATGCTACCCAACGTTGGCGGAAATCCTGACCTCCTCCGGCTACAATACCGTCGCGATCGGGCGCCATCCAAATTTGCTTCGCATGGGACGGGGTTTCTCTACGTATGACTTCCATCCTCGAATATTGCCATGGCACCGCGAAAGTGTTGGAAGCAAACTTCTCTGGAAGGTGCTTTACGAAGCGATGGCTACGAGCGCCCTGACCGATCGCGCTTGCGCATGGCTCGAACAGAACAAAGACAAGGAATTCTTCCTCTGGGTTCACTACATCGAGCCGCACATACCCTACGAGCCGCCGCGGTCTTACGTAGAGGGCAGCCCAGGTGTGGACATATACGGAACAAAATTTGCGGACGATGTCCCTGTTCGATGCGGTACCGCTGCTCAGACCCCGGAAGAAAGAGAATGGATGCACGGACTATACAACGGGTGTGTGCGGTTCACGGACGCAGAGGTCGGGCGCATGCTGGACTGTCTCAAGTCGCTCGGTCTTTATGACGGCACCCTGCTCGTGCTGACCACAGACCATGGGGAAGAGTTCTGGGACCACGATGGATGGGAACACGGCCACACGCTTTACAACGAGCTGGTGAAGGTCCCCTTCCTTGTTCGCCTTCCGGGCCAGAGAGAGCAGAAGAGCATTATCACACCCGTTACCAACGCGAGTATCATGCCCACGCTACTCGACCTGTGCGGCATCCCGGCCCCCGAAAGCGTTTCCTTCACTGTCCCTTCCCTGGCACGCGCCTGCTCAGGGGATGAACCGCAGGCCGAGCCCATTTTTATCTCCAAGACATACATCCTTGAACCCCGGGAAGCCGTCGTTTTTGACCACTATAAGTTCATTCGGCGCATCTTCACTGGGCGGGTCGAGCTCTATGATCTCGATAAGGATCCTCAAGAACAGCACAACATAGCTTCTCTTGAGCAGGCAATCGTAGACAAGGGGACCGCGCTCTTGACTGAACGCGCGGAATTCCGACAGGCATATCAGGCCAAAACCGCCGCGCAGTCACATCCCGAGGGTGGCGATACCACCATAGATAGAGCCCTCCAAGAGCAACTCCGCAACATCGGCTATGTTGACTGATTCGCTCTCGCTTGAGCGGAGTGTTTCGGGGGTTGCACACGCAACTCATTGGCATTCCAAGGACATGATGCGTGATTGCTGCCCGCGCGCGAAGGCGGATCTTGCCGGTGAGGCGCGTCGAGGGGGCGTCCGCGCCCTGCTCTGCGAAGAGGAGATCATCATGCCCGAGGCAAGAGGTGTACCGGCACGGAGCCATTGACAATGCCCTATCCGCTCTCCTATAGTTCCGCCGCTTGTCGTACGGGACATAAGCAGGCGTGACCGCCGATGCTTTTTAATTCGCTTCAATTCGTCGTCTTTTTCCCCATCGTAGTGATGGTGTACTTTGCGCTCCCCTTCCGTTTCCGGTGGGCATTTCTGCTGGCCGCGAGCTATTACTTTTATGGATGCTGGAGGGCCAACTACCTGGTACTCCTTTTCGCTTCCACGATTCTCGATTACGTGGCCGGCCTGGGTATCGGCAGCACCAACAACCCCCGCGTGCGAACGCTCTTCCTCCTGATGAGCCTGATCGGCAATTTCGGGATGCTGTTCACATTCAAGTATTTCAATTTTTTCACGTCGAATTTCGAGTTCCTTTTCGATTTTTATAGAATCCCGAAGCCCGCGCTTCAGGTGTTGTTGCCGGTGGGCATTTCGTTCTACACGTTCCAGACCCTGAGCTATACCATCGACGTCTACCGCGGGGAACAGAAGCCGGAACGTCACTTCGGATACTTCGCCCTGTATGTGACGTTCTTCCCGCAGTTGGTTGCAGGGCCCATCGAACGCTCCACCCGTCTTCTCCCCCAGTTCTTCGTGAAGCACGACTTCGACTACGAGCGCCTGCGGAGCGGCCTGTTGATCATGATGGTGGGATTCTTCAAGAAGCTGGTGATTGCCGACCGCTTATCGATCTATGTCGACGAGGTTTATAACAATCCTGGCAAGTACCATGGGTTGCCGGTCATCGCGGCAACCTACTTCTTCGCGTTCCAGATCTTCTGCGACTTCGCCGGGTACTCGGACATCGCCATCGGCTCGGCCCGCATCATGGGATTTGAGCTGATGCAGAATTTCAGGCGGCCGTATTTCGCCACGTCAATTTCCGATTTCTGGCGCCGATGGCACATCTCGCTATCGACCTGGATGCGCGACTATCTCTACATCGCCTTGGGCGGCAACCGCGTATCGAAACTCAAGTGGTACCGCAACCTGATTCTTACGTTCGTTTTGAGCGGCCTGTGGCACGGGGCCGCATGGACCTTCGTAATCTGGGGGTTTTTCCACGGCGCCTGCCTGGTCACGAGCATCCTGACGATGCCGGCGAGAACCCGGTTCCACGAGTTTACCGGCTTGGCGCGCATGCCCCGCGTGCATCATCTCTGGCAGATATTCGTAACGTTTCACCTGGTGCTCTTCTCGTGGGTACTATTCCGGGCACACAGCATGGCCGACTTTGCCACTCTGATCCGGGCG
This sequence is a window from Candidatus Hydrogenedentota bacterium. Protein-coding genes within it:
- a CDS encoding MBOAT family O-acyltransferase, encoding MLFNSLQFVVFFPIVVMVYFALPFRFRWAFLLAASYYFYGCWRANYLVLLFASTILDYVAGLGIGSTNNPRVRTLFLLMSLIGNFGMLFTFKYFNFFTSNFEFLFDFYRIPKPALQVLLPVGISFYTFQTLSYTIDVYRGEQKPERHFGYFALYVTFFPQLVAGPIERSTRLLPQFFVKHDFDYERLRSGLLIMMVGFFKKLVIADRLSIYVDEVYNNPGKYHGLPVIAATYFFAFQIFCDFAGYSDIAIGSARIMGFELMQNFRRPYFATSISDFWRRWHISLSTWMRDYLYIALGGNRVSKLKWYRNLILTFVLSGLWHGAAWTFVIWGFFHGACLVTSILTMPARTRFHEFTGLARMPRVHHLWQIFVTFHLVLFSWVLFRAHSMADFATLIRAMFRDFRLFDPALFLPMNSKEVVTGIAAIFLMEFFHLCESRGSVEQWLYRRT
- a CDS encoding sulfatase-like hydrolase/transferase produces the protein MRRTRESIEGDSESKLTVSRCVHLAVAVFLIAGAVDSLIVLASDLAGQGNFLSVFGQLAVTGALALFGFVLASLALVLAAVLTGRRPIDARLLIAFAAGFLFFIAVVLAAGLNSFSEIRQNLAFGATRLFIGLAAALFTGVIVWRLLHSEKATWLSAGRSVFILALLGPILTLAAGAIVALKAPGPEKCALPVLLVLGASVAFLLLPLPAAFRNLRTTMVLFLVVATVGVSAGLSIRQFQRIGPPPHPVDKTAPKAIPRIVLITIDTLRRDAVGAYDGNVETPEIDALAKESTLFVNAYSASPWTVPSFVSMFTGVGADIHGTNKHVAPVPECYPTLAEILTSSGYNTVAIGRHPNLLRMGRGFSTYDFHPRILPWHRESVGSKLLWKVLYEAMATSALTDRACAWLEQNKDKEFFLWVHYIEPHIPYEPPRSYVEGSPGVDIYGTKFADDVPVRCGTAAQTPEEREWMHGLYNGCVRFTDAEVGRMLDCLKSLGLYDGTLLVLTTDHGEEFWDHDGWEHGHTLYNELVKVPFLVRLPGQREQKSIITPVTNASIMPTLLDLCGIPAPESVSFTVPSLARACSGDEPQAEPIFISKTYILEPREAVVFDHYKFIRRIFTGRVELYDLDKDPQEQHNIASLEQAIVDKGTALLTERAEFRQAYQAKTAAQSHPEGGDTTIDRALQEQLRNIGYVD